The Gymnogyps californianus isolate 813 chromosome 5, ASM1813914v2, whole genome shotgun sequence genome contains a region encoding:
- the ACTR10 gene encoding actin-related protein 10 yields the protein MPLYEGLGSGGEKTAVVIDLGEAFTKCGFAGETGPRCIIPSEIRKPNVAKPVKVVQCNINTEELYSYLKEFIHMLYFRHLLVNPRDRRVVIIESVLCPSHFRDTLTRVLFKHFEVPSVLFAPSHLMSLLTLGINSAMVLDCGYAESLVLPIYEGIPILSCWGSLPLGGKAIHKELEYQLLEQCTVDTGLAKGQSLPSVMGSVPEDIVEDIKVRTCFVSDLQRGLKIQAAKFNIDGSAERPSPPPDVDYPLDGEKILHVVGPIRDSVVEILFEQDNEETSVATLILDSLIQCPIDTRKQLAENLVVIGGTAMLPGFLHRLMAEIRYLVEKPKYKETLATKTFRIHTPPAKPNCVAWLGGAIFGALQDILGSRSVSKEYYSQTGRVPDWCCLNNPPVEMMFDVGKAPPPLMKRAFSTEK from the exons ATGCCGCTCTACGAGGGCCTGGGCAGCGGCGGGGAGAAGACCGCCGTGGTGATAGACCTGGGCGAGGCTTTCACCAA gtgtGGTTTTGCAGGAGAAACAGGACCAAGATGCATTATTCCTAGTGAAATAAGGAAACCCAATGTCGCAAAG CCTGTCAAAGTTGTTCAGTGTAATATTAATACAGAAGAGCTATATTCGTATCTGAAGGAATTTATCCATATGCTGTATTTCAG ACATCTGCTGGTGAATCCCAGAGACCGTCGTGTTGTGATCATAGAATCTGTCTTGTGCCCTTCACACTTCAGAGACACGCTCACAAGAGTCCTTTTCAAGCATTTTGAG GTACCGTCCGTTTTGTTTGCTCCAAGTCATCTAATGTCTCTCCTGACACTTGGGATCAATTCTGCCATGGTGCTAGACTGTGGATATGCAGAAAGCTTGGTGCTCCCT ATATATGAGGGAATTCCAATTCTGAGCTGCTGGGGTTCTCTTCCTCTGGGAGGAAAGGCTATTCACAA GGAGCTGGAATATCAGTTGTTGGAGCAGTGCACAGTTGATACAGGATTAGCCAAAGGACAAAGCCTTCCATCTGTGATGG GCTCAGTTCCAGAAGACATAGTAGAGGATATAAAAG TCCGCACTTGTTTTGTGAGTGATCTCCAACGTGGACTGAAAATCCAAGCAGCCAAGTTCAACATTGATGGCAGTGCTGAG CGTCCTTCACCACCTCCAGACGTGGACTATCCTTTAGATGGAGAAAAGATTCTCCATGTAGTTGGCCCCATCAG AGACTCCGTTGTCGAAATACTGTTTGAACAGGATAATGAAGAGACATCTGTTGCCACTTTGATCTTAGATTCACTCATTCAG TGTCCCATAGACACCAGGAAGCAGTTGGCAGAGAACTTGGTAGTTATTGGTGGCACCGCTATGTTACCAGGATTCCTTCACAGGCTCATGGCTGAAATCAGATACCTGGTAGAGAAACCgaaatacaaagaaacactTGCCACTAAAACCTTCAGAATTCACACTCCGCCTGCCAAACCCAACTGTGTGGCCTGGCTGGGAG GAGCCATTTTTGGAGCACTTCAGGACATACTTGGGAGCCGATCTGTGTCCAAAGAATATTACAGCCAGACAGGCCGCGTACCTGACTGGTGCTGTCTTAATAATCCTCCAGTGGAAATGATGTTTGATGTTGGAAAAGCACCTCCACCATTGATGAAGAGGGCTTTTTCTACTGAGAAATAA